A genome region from Deinococcus sp. KNUC1210 includes the following:
- a CDS encoding YdgA family protein — MTLPHDSQNGPTPPAPRRPVRPRWLIGGVTVVLLLGVAWAGSTMYAAGQAQNFSDDTAKTIDTALKANKLGSVEKHVYTRGLTESTDDLYIVLSDKLAPYHLHVRNHIKHGPLPGFQTVAQAVIDSEIIWDAKTQAAIDKALGGKKPVIHTVVGLGGTTDTTFMVPAGQYADSDVKGTWTALDAHFQTNNGGRGLSGSLVWPSGVIGPGNGDPSQGVLKISDVRYTVDQQPYLKSLSQGQSSFTIASIELPEKLGGMKSLNVTTRTGPQGANLESSTQASVAEIAYQDTKFSQLLLKLSARQLNSAALESLIAVFQQPDYQKMLQSGETVSDQTYRKLWTDAKPSLSKLLAGNPKLALDEISAQTPDGPLKLSLGAQIVDGQKIDLSSFDSSFDAGASDQATEKAMGLLQNLKLTADIEGKEQVIAGLLSSSGNDTAQGIAQSIDPLIEQGMITRSGDTLKTHLEFSKGAATINGKPFQ; from the coding sequence ATGACGCTTCCTCATGATTCACAGAACGGCCCGACTCCGCCCGCCCCGCGCCGCCCGGTCCGTCCCCGCTGGCTGATCGGAGGAGTGACGGTGGTGCTGCTGCTGGGCGTTGCCTGGGCCGGAAGCACCATGTACGCGGCGGGGCAGGCGCAGAATTTCAGCGACGACACCGCCAAGACCATCGACACCGCGCTGAAGGCCAACAAGCTGGGCAGCGTAGAGAAACACGTGTACACCCGTGGCCTCACCGAGAGCACCGATGACCTGTATATCGTGCTGAGCGACAAACTGGCTCCGTATCATCTGCATGTTCGCAATCACATCAAACACGGCCCGCTGCCCGGATTTCAGACGGTGGCCCAGGCGGTCATCGACAGCGAAATCATCTGGGACGCGAAGACTCAGGCGGCCATCGACAAGGCGCTGGGCGGCAAGAAGCCCGTGATTCATACGGTGGTGGGTCTGGGCGGCACCACCGACACCACCTTCATGGTTCCTGCCGGGCAGTATGCCGACAGCGACGTGAAGGGCACCTGGACTGCTCTGGACGCCCACTTCCAGACCAACAACGGCGGGCGCGGCCTGAGCGGATCGCTGGTCTGGCCCAGCGGCGTGATCGGCCCCGGCAACGGCGACCCCTCGCAGGGTGTGCTGAAAATCAGCGACGTGCGCTACACCGTCGATCAGCAGCCGTACCTGAAATCGCTGTCTCAGGGGCAATCGAGCTTCACCATCGCCAGCATCGAACTGCCGGAGAAGCTGGGCGGCATGAAGAGCCTGAACGTGACCACCCGCACCGGCCCCCAGGGAGCGAATCTGGAGAGCAGCACCCAGGCGAGCGTGGCCGAAATCGCGTATCAGGACACCAAGTTCAGTCAGCTGCTACTGAAGCTCAGCGCCAGGCAGCTGAACAGCGCCGCGCTGGAATCGCTGATCGCCGTGTTCCAGCAGCCCGACTACCAGAAGATGTTGCAGAGCGGAGAAACCGTGAGTGACCAGACCTACCGCAAGCTCTGGACCGACGCCAAACCCAGCCTGAGCAAGCTGCTGGCAGGCAATCCCAAACTGGCTCTCGATGAGATTTCGGCGCAGACGCCCGACGGCCCGCTGAAACTGAGTCTGGGCGCACAGATCGTGGACGGGCAGAAGATCGATCTCAGCAGCTTCGACAGCAGTTTTGATGCCGGAGCCAGCGATCAGGCCACCGAGAAGGCGATGGGTCTGCTGCAAAATCTGAAGCTGACGGCCGACATCGAGGGCAAAGAGCAGGTAATCGCCGGACTGCTGAGCAGCAGCGGCAACGACACCGCGCAGGGCATCGCGCAGTCGATTGACCCGCTGATCGAACAGGGCATGATTACCCGCAGCGGCGACACCCTGAAGACGCATCTGGAATTCAGCAAGGGTGCGGCGACCATCAACGGCAAGCCCTTTCAGTGA
- the ispF gene encoding 2-C-methyl-D-erythritol 2,4-cyclodiphosphate synthase, which produces MSSVRIGYGEDAHRLEAGRELWLGGLKVPDAPVGAVAHSDGDAVLHAVADALLSGLALGDIGQYFPDTDPAHAGLDSRVILRRCLELVQERGYLPQNVALVVTLDRPKLGPLRQQIAQSVAALLALDEGAVGVSFKTSEGLAPAHVQVRVTVLLAAHD; this is translated from the coding sequence ATGTCGAGTGTTCGTATCGGATACGGCGAGGATGCCCACCGCCTTGAGGCGGGCCGTGAGCTGTGGCTGGGCGGCCTGAAGGTGCCGGACGCCCCGGTTGGTGCAGTGGCCCATTCAGACGGCGACGCGGTGCTACACGCCGTTGCAGACGCGCTGCTGAGTGGGCTGGCGCTGGGCGATATCGGTCAGTATTTTCCCGACACCGACCCGGCGCACGCGGGTCTGGATTCGCGGGTGATTCTGCGGCGCTGTCTGGAACTGGTGCAGGAGCGCGGCTACCTGCCGCAGAACGTGGCGCTGGTGGTGACGCTGGACCGCCCGAAGCTGGGGCCGCTGCGCCAGCAGATCGCGCAGAGTGTCGCGGCGCTCCTGGCGCTGGACGAAGGCGCGGTGGGCGTGTCGTTCAAGACCTCGGAGGGGCTGGCTCCGGCGCATGTCCAGGTGCGCGTCACGGTGCTGCTGGCGGCCCATGACTGA
- a CDS encoding glycerol-3-phosphate acyltransferase — translation MLIVLAFLVGSLPLGHWLLARLGLDTRMLSTYNLGVENVLRRVGPTSALLSAGLDASKGFLAVLMASSLSAVGTGSSYVTELCVLAGLAAYLGHLNPPRFLYGDTLPRGRGNLLLLGVMAGLSVAAGLSYWLTLLPLAIYAATLGLSGFVSLATLLGLLAFALLIALSPLGPAAKIAALGLLLAAAWRFKENIGRVLDGTEPRLGDDVPMQGKQADVVVAAFMIHPLTLADFWQTRRFAWMKGLVERGIISEATVRQLAESLRPMKVGELTGIQTQGGKQIRMYLLSSPLLPDVFRDNPALATRRAIEGARLAQELGASVFGLGAFWSVVGNKGMDVQAAVPTIAVTNGGAYTSGTIKAAIPGILKHFADTGRDLKQATAAVVGANGVVAFGIARTIAPQVGRIIMVGRDLERLDRSAGTLRRANPGTEIVTTTSYDSLRDAELIFTATSDPNPVIFPQHVKPGTWIFDEGRPADVDESVERIEGVRVIPGGVVRPPGSMKTRLDIKFGEGAVPACLAETLIIAATGEYDRKSLGPQTLSENINFFVEQAEKLGFTVVD, via the coding sequence GTGCTGATCGTGCTGGCATTTCTGGTGGGCAGCCTGCCGCTGGGCCACTGGCTGCTTGCGCGGCTGGGGCTGGATACCCGGATGCTCAGCACCTATAACCTGGGCGTCGAGAACGTGCTGCGGCGCGTGGGGCCGACCTCTGCCCTGCTGAGCGCTGGCCTCGACGCCTCCAAGGGCTTTCTGGCGGTGCTGATGGCGAGCAGTCTGAGCGCCGTCGGCACTGGCAGCAGCTACGTCACCGAGCTGTGTGTGCTGGCGGGGCTGGCAGCCTATCTGGGCCACCTAAATCCGCCGCGCTTCCTGTACGGCGACACCCTGCCCCGTGGGCGCGGCAATCTGCTGCTGCTGGGCGTGATGGCGGGGCTGAGCGTGGCAGCGGGCCTGAGCTACTGGCTGACGCTGCTGCCACTGGCGATCTACGCCGCGACCCTGGGCCTCAGCGGCTTTGTCAGTCTGGCAACGCTGCTGGGCCTGCTGGCCTTCGCCCTGCTGATCGCGCTCAGCCCGCTGGGGCCAGCCGCCAAGATCGCTGCGCTGGGGCTGCTGCTGGCTGCCGCGTGGCGCTTCAAGGAAAATATCGGGCGGGTACTGGACGGCACCGAGCCCAGACTGGGCGACGACGTGCCGATGCAGGGCAAACAGGCCGACGTGGTGGTGGCCGCCTTCATGATTCACCCGCTGACGCTGGCCGACTTCTGGCAGACGCGGCGCTTTGCCTGGATGAAAGGGCTGGTCGAGCGCGGCATCATCAGCGAGGCCACCGTGCGCCAGCTGGCCGAGAGCCTGCGCCCCATGAAGGTGGGAGAACTGACCGGCATCCAGACGCAGGGGGGCAAGCAGATCCGCATGTACCTGCTGTCCAGCCCGCTGCTGCCCGACGTCTTCCGCGACAATCCGGCGCTGGCGACGCGCCGGGCCATCGAGGGTGCAAGGCTGGCACAGGAACTGGGCGCGTCGGTGTTCGGCCTGGGCGCGTTCTGGAGCGTGGTGGGCAACAAGGGCATGGACGTGCAGGCCGCTGTGCCCACCATCGCGGTCACCAACGGCGGCGCGTACACCAGCGGCACCATCAAGGCCGCCATTCCCGGCATTCTGAAGCACTTCGCAGACACCGGGCGCGACCTGAAGCAGGCCACGGCAGCAGTGGTCGGCGCAAACGGCGTGGTCGCCTTCGGCATCGCCCGCACCATCGCGCCGCAGGTGGGCCGCATCATCATGGTGGGCCGCGATCTGGAACGACTGGACCGCAGCGCGGGGACCCTGCGCCGGGCCAATCCGGGCACCGAGATCGTGACCACCACCAGTTACGACTCACTGCGAGACGCCGAGCTGATCTTCACGGCCACGAGCGATCCCAATCCGGTGATCTTTCCGCAGCACGTCAAGCCCGGCACCTGGATCTTCGACGAGGGCCGCCCCGCCGACGTGGATGAGAGCGTGGAGCGCATCGAGGGTGTACGCGTGATTCCCGGCGGCGTGGTGCGCCCCCCCGGCAGCATGAAAACCCGTCTCGACATCAAGTTTGGAGAAGGCGCGGTTCCGGCCTGCCTTGCCGAAACCCTGATTATCGCCGCGACGGGCGAATACGACCGCAAAAGCCTGGGTCCACAGACCCTGAGCGAAAACATCAACTTCTTCGTGGAGCAGGCGGAAAAGCTGGGCTTCACGGTCGTGGACTGA
- a CDS encoding tRNA (cytidine(34)-2'-O)-methyltransferase — translation MTEPAAPLPLLHVVLFEPEKAGNVGNIARTCAVLGAQLHLIRPFGFHLSDRELRRAGMDYLEGVTLHEHANWTAFQRTLPAGARVWAFSTHATELHTRAGFVRGDYLLFGPESRGLPVWLRDALPKLKLPQPGGGRSLNLSVAAGVAAFEAGRQIEGW, via the coding sequence ATGACTGAGCCTGCTGCCCCGCTTCCCCTGCTGCACGTGGTGTTGTTCGAGCCGGAAAAGGCGGGCAACGTCGGCAACATCGCCCGGACGTGCGCGGTGCTGGGCGCACAGCTCCACCTGATCCGGCCCTTCGGCTTCCACCTGTCTGACCGGGAACTTCGGCGGGCCGGAATGGACTATCTGGAAGGCGTGACGCTGCACGAACACGCCAACTGGACGGCGTTTCAGCGCACCCTGCCCGCAGGCGCACGCGTCTGGGCCTTCTCGACGCACGCTACCGAACTGCACACGCGGGCAGGCTTCGTGCGCGGTGATTACCTGCTGTTCGGGCCGGAATCGCGCGGCCTCCCCGTCTGGTTGCGCGACGCCCTGCCGAAACTGAAGCTGCCGCAGCCGGGCGGAGGCCGCAGCCTGAACCTGTCGGTGGCGGCGGGGGTGGCGGCGTTCGAGGCGGGGCGGCAGATCGAGGGCTGGTAG
- a CDS encoding phosphoribosyltransferase family protein: MNTFEVQVGSVKRVLPIVEVAPGVSIALFNMLGDTEVTEAAGAELARLLPADIDVLVTPEVKALSLAHVLSRESGKPYIVIRKTQKPYMVSPVAREVISITTGKPQLLVLDGMDVEKIRGKKVAIVDDVVSSGGTLASLRQIIEGVGGEVAAVVAVFTEGQERPEVTALGHLPLFK, translated from the coding sequence GTGAACACATTTGAAGTCCAAGTGGGCAGTGTCAAGCGCGTCCTGCCTATCGTCGAAGTTGCTCCTGGCGTGTCGATTGCGCTGTTCAACATGCTGGGTGACACCGAAGTGACTGAGGCCGCCGGAGCCGAACTGGCGCGGCTGCTGCCCGCAGACATCGATGTGCTGGTCACGCCCGAAGTCAAGGCGCTGTCGCTGGCGCACGTCCTGAGCCGCGAGAGTGGTAAGCCCTATATCGTCATTCGCAAGACCCAGAAGCCCTACATGGTCAGCCCGGTGGCCCGCGAAGTGATCAGCATCACCACCGGCAAACCGCAACTGCTGGTGCTGGACGGCATGGACGTGGAAAAGATTCGCGGCAAGAAGGTCGCCATCGTCGACGACGTGGTCAGCAGCGGCGGCACGCTCGCGAGCCTGCGCCAGATTATCGAGGGCGTGGGCGGCGAAGTCGCGGCGGTGGTCGCGGTCTTTACCGAGGGGCAGGAAAGGCCGGAAGTCACGGCGCTGGGGCATCTGCCGCTGTTCAAGTAA
- a CDS encoding amylo-alpha-1,6-glucosidase, with translation MFISPLETLEVAGHRSELHAFEVAPGTVEGDGLNLLSHVDLNDLIPTRVQLAGGVQVQRTWFMPRHSGSLVLLYDLDTQQDATLTLGALLTHRDMHHVCTQTPRLEFLPGGLEMSVVGEGVDAHSTSLRLYPPEASRIQALVPRPVPQRVHFRLDTARGAPDTERAVRTDVWALHLPPGRHRLALVVGDPGSVGNPWNAYAEEIERRRLLILRAFSVCGVQDSVTATLAVSADSFLVYRQSTQAVSVIAGYPWFADWGRDSMIALTGLTLLTGRLDDARALLSTYLGSLRRGLTPNNFHDDGSGADYNTVDGALWLITALERYVRLSGDREFAQTHLETVRGIIRAHLEGTDHGIRADPQDGLLLAGETGVQLTWMDVKIHDWVVTPRHGKPVEIQALWLAALSVESRMSEALGQPPAFAALLLRARPAFLQLWNPDDQYFYDVLAADGTPDASVRPNVLLALALPDTPAVPAQLDAALLTAGRELLTPLGLRTLALSDPRYLGNYGGSQLVRDAAYHQGTVWPWPLAAYTDLLLKRGRVADARAALDGLEAHLWDAGLGSVSEVFSGSTLLPGGCPFQAWSVAELLRAHVAVAQAEKGRGDAAREERG, from the coding sequence ATGTTTATTTCACCGCTGGAAACGCTGGAAGTGGCGGGCCACCGCTCGGAACTGCACGCCTTCGAGGTCGCGCCCGGCACCGTCGAGGGCGACGGCCTGAATCTGCTGTCACACGTCGATCTGAACGATCTGATTCCCACACGCGTGCAGCTTGCAGGCGGCGTGCAGGTGCAGCGAACGTGGTTCATGCCGCGCCACTCGGGGTCGCTGGTGCTGCTGTACGACCTCGACACCCAGCAGGACGCCACCCTGACGCTGGGCGCCCTGCTGACCCACCGTGACATGCACCATGTCTGCACCCAGACGCCTCGCCTGGAATTTCTGCCGGGCGGCCTGGAGATGAGCGTTGTCGGGGAGGGGGTGGACGCGCACTCGACGTCGCTGCGCCTGTATCCGCCCGAAGCGTCGCGGATTCAGGCGCTCGTGCCCCGGCCTGTGCCGCAGCGGGTTCATTTTCGTCTGGATACCGCCAGGGGTGCGCCCGATACCGAGCGGGCCGTGCGCACCGATGTGTGGGCGCTGCACCTGCCACCGGGCCGACACCGACTGGCGCTGGTGGTGGGCGACCCTGGCAGTGTCGGCAACCCCTGGAACGCCTACGCCGAAGAGATCGAGCGCCGCCGCCTGCTGATTCTGCGGGCCTTCTCGGTCTGTGGCGTGCAGGACAGCGTTACGGCCACGCTCGCCGTCAGCGCCGACAGCTTTCTGGTGTACCGCCAGTCCACGCAGGCCGTCAGCGTGATCGCCGGGTATCCGTGGTTTGCCGACTGGGGCCGCGACAGCATGATCGCCCTGACCGGCCTGACCCTGCTGACCGGTCGCCTGGACGATGCCCGCGCCCTGCTGAGCACCTATCTGGGCAGTCTGCGGCGCGGCCTGACCCCCAACAACTTTCACGACGATGGCAGCGGCGCAGATTACAACACCGTGGATGGTGCCCTGTGGCTGATCACGGCGCTTGAACGCTACGTGCGCCTCAGCGGCGACCGCGAGTTTGCCCAGACGCATCTGGAAACGGTGCGCGGCATCATCCGGGCTCATCTGGAAGGCACCGATCACGGTATCCGCGCCGATCCACAGGACGGGCTGCTGCTGGCAGGCGAAACGGGCGTGCAGCTCACCTGGATGGACGTGAAGATTCACGACTGGGTGGTGACGCCCCGGCACGGCAAGCCCGTCGAGATTCAGGCGCTGTGGCTGGCCGCCCTGAGCGTCGAGAGCCGCATGAGTGAGGCGCTGGGTCAGCCGCCCGCCTTTGCTGCGCTGCTGCTGCGGGCACGTCCCGCTTTTCTGCAACTGTGGAACCCCGACGATCAGTATTTCTATGACGTGCTGGCGGCAGACGGCACCCCAGATGCCTCGGTGCGCCCGAATGTCCTGCTTGCCCTGGCGCTGCCCGACACACCCGCCGTTCCCGCTCAGCTCGATGCCGCCCTGCTGACTGCCGGGCGCGAACTGCTGACCCCCCTGGGCCTGCGAACGCTCGCCCTCAGCGATCCGCGCTATCTGGGCAATTACGGTGGTTCTCAGCTCGTGCGCGACGCCGCCTATCACCAGGGCACCGTATGGCCCTGGCCGCTGGCCGCCTATACCGACCTGCTGCTGAAACGGGGCCGGGTGGCCGACGCACGGGCGGCTCTGGACGGTCTGGAAGCGCACCTGTGGGACGCCGGGTTGGGGTCGGTCAGCGAGGTGTTCAGCGGCAGCACGCTGCTTCCCGGCGGTTGCCCCTTTCAGGCATGGAGCGTGGCCGAACTGCTGCGGGCGCACGTGGCGGTGGCCCAGGCCGAAAAGGGCCGGGGAGACGCAGCCAGAGAGGAGAGAGGTTAG
- a CDS encoding glycogen debranching enzyme N-terminal domain-containing protein, with product MTVPPPFLGTPIPVAPVPLFSRRLSPQDARDLGREVLLTDGLGGFAMSSPAGVPTRCYSGLARSLTPLCSGT from the coding sequence ATGACTGTGCCTCCACCCTTCCTCGGAACACCGATTCCCGTTGCCCCCGTGCCGCTGTTTTCGCGCCGCCTGTCGCCCCAGGATGCCCGAGACCTGGGGCGCGAAGTGCTGCTGACCGATGGGCTGGGCGGCTTTGCCATGAGCAGTCCGGCGGGCGTGCCGACGCGCTGTTATTCCGGGCTGGCCCGCAGCCTGACCCCCCTGTGCAGCGGCACCTGA
- a CDS encoding cytochrome P450 has protein sequence MTIASTPALEAAQALFSPQAITDPYPLYAQARALGRELGTDGLLHVPEWNMTLVFSHEVASAVFRSPAALSGQGFAGESETAFPEAMRVLRPMMLFHNGPSHTRLRSLAQAAFTPRVVAQQRELVQTRLDRLLKAAAEKPDFDAVEDLAVPLPVGVITEMLGLSGDDEAKFRQWSGSIAELLGGNNESDVMERVEADAIEMRRYFRGLADELRARPQPGLLSAMAGVEDGGERLSSDELLANAVLLLAAGHETTTNLIASGILTLARQPDAWNALTQNPDLAPGMTEELLRVTSPVQRTGRGLAQDLVVGGQTLRAGSFAALIVAAANRDERVFSDPERLDPARPNTARHLAFASGPHYCLGASLARMEGELVFRTLAERFPAMQVPEQQVQYRPNFVLRGPLALRVQLGAQG, from the coding sequence ATGACCATTGCTTCTACTCCAGCGCTGGAAGCGGCGCAGGCGCTGTTCAGCCCGCAGGCGATCACCGACCCGTATCCGCTGTATGCCCAGGCCAGGGCGCTGGGGCGGGAACTCGGCACCGACGGCCTGCTGCACGTACCGGAATGGAATATGACGCTGGTGTTCAGTCATGAGGTGGCGAGCGCGGTGTTTCGTTCGCCAGCAGCCCTGAGCGGTCAGGGCTTTGCCGGAGAGAGCGAAACCGCCTTTCCCGAGGCGATGCGGGTGCTGCGTCCGATGATGCTCTTTCATAACGGCCCCTCGCACACCCGGCTGCGCTCGCTGGCACAGGCGGCCTTCACGCCCAGAGTGGTGGCCCAGCAGCGCGAACTGGTGCAGACGCGCCTCGACAGGCTGTTGAAAGCCGCCGCAGAAAAACCCGATTTCGATGCGGTGGAAGATCTGGCGGTGCCGCTTCCGGTGGGCGTCATCACCGAAATGCTGGGGCTGTCGGGTGACGACGAAGCCAAGTTTCGGCAGTGGTCGGGCAGCATTGCCGAACTGCTGGGCGGCAACAACGAGAGCGACGTGATGGAGCGCGTGGAAGCCGACGCCATCGAGATGCGGCGCTATTTCCGGGGGCTGGCCGACGAGCTGCGGGCGCGTCCTCAGCCGGGCCTGCTGAGCGCGATGGCGGGCGTGGAAGACGGCGGCGAGCGGCTGAGCAGCGATGAACTGCTGGCAAATGCCGTACTGCTGCTGGCGGCGGGCCACGAAACCACCACCAATCTGATCGCCTCGGGCATCCTGACACTGGCCCGCCAGCCGGACGCCTGGAACGCCCTAACACAGAATCCCGATCTGGCCCCCGGCATGACCGAGGAACTGCTGCGCGTGACCTCGCCTGTGCAGCGAACCGGGCGAGGGCTGGCACAGGACTTGGTGGTGGGCGGGCAGACGCTGCGGGCCGGATCGTTTGCCGCGCTGATCGTGGCGGCGGCCAACCGGGACGAGCGCGTGTTTTCCGACCCCGAGCGCCTCGATCCTGCCCGCCCCAATACCGCCCGCCATCTGGCCTTTGCCAGCGGCCCGCATTACTGTCTGGGCGCGAGCCTGGCCCGCATGGAAGGCGAACTGGTCTTCCGTACCCTGGCCGAGCGCTTTCCGGCCATGCAGGTACCCGAACAGCAGGTGCAGTATCGCCCCAATTTCGTGCTGCGCGGGCCACTGGCGCTGCGCGTTCAGCTCGGCGCACAGGGCTGA
- a CDS encoding glycoside hydrolase family 10 protein yields the protein MPRFRSRLLLTASCLLLSSAASQETEPAPAVSVPVQVPALPPEPAPSQPAPGVPVQPDLAASPAEPAAPAASKLRGLWMDAFGPGLKTPEQVQQAVDDAAALGVNALFVQAIRRADCLCRLGSVPPAADIAPNFDPLAQIIQLAHARGIRVLAWYSVTGAWNVTLPSAGKTQVFAQHGPDAGGTSWLARRSDGTWRDNSDAWLDPGIPGAADYMATSALNLVKHYDLDGLQLDRIRYPDGGDWGYSPVTLARYRSETGQKGTPAPGDVRWKTWKRDQVTALTRRIVLEARAVRPGLLISAATIVYGDGPADRAAFQNTRTYAEVLQDWPGWMQEGLLDVNVMMNYKRDGVNGQEGWFDRWNAFAESVKQGDEEVAAGTAMYLNAPGVTAAQAARATAQGLGWVGYSYRTPTAGVYSAAQTQPQGFTTLKAALTAPGAVLGQPLAWTMAAPVRHGLLGRVVGALQAGGLRVSAYDAAGTLLATTTTDANGYYGFADLSQAGSGKVEVRALDQRWAQVLGTGVTRFPNLLVRAVVRVGSGQ from the coding sequence ATGCCCCGTTTCCGCTCCCGCCTGCTGCTGACCGCCTCCTGCCTGCTTCTGTCCAGCGCCGCCTCTCAGGAAACTGAGCCTGCGCCTGCTGTTTCTGTGCCGGTGCAGGTGCCCGCGCTGCCGCCAGAACCCGCCCCTAGCCAGCCTGCTCCCGGCGTGCCGGTGCAGCCCGATTTGGCCGCGTCTCCGGCAGAGCCTGCTGCGCCCGCTGCCTCGAAGCTGCGCGGACTGTGGATGGACGCCTTCGGGCCGGGCCTCAAGACGCCGGAACAGGTGCAACAGGCCGTTGACGATGCCGCCGCGCTGGGCGTGAACGCGCTGTTCGTACAGGCGATCCGCCGCGCCGACTGCCTGTGTCGCCTGGGCAGCGTGCCCCCAGCGGCCGATATCGCGCCGAATTTCGATCCGCTGGCCCAGATCATCCAGCTGGCGCACGCACGCGGAATTCGGGTGCTGGCGTGGTACAGCGTGACCGGAGCCTGGAACGTGACGCTGCCCAGTGCAGGCAAAACCCAGGTCTTCGCGCAGCATGGCCCGGATGCGGGGGGCACGTCCTGGCTGGCCCGCCGCAGCGACGGAACGTGGCGCGACAACTCGGATGCGTGGCTCGATCCGGGCATTCCCGGGGCCGCAGACTACATGGCGACCTCGGCGCTGAATCTGGTCAAGCACTACGATCTCGACGGGCTGCAACTCGACCGTATCCGTTACCCCGACGGCGGCGACTGGGGCTACAGCCCGGTCACGCTGGCCCGCTACCGCAGCGAAACCGGCCAGAAAGGCACTCCCGCGCCGGGCGACGTGCGCTGGAAGACCTGGAAACGCGATCAGGTCACGGCGCTCACCCGCCGCATCGTGCTGGAGGCGCGCGCCGTCAGGCCAGGGCTGCTCATCAGCGCGGCGACCATCGTGTATGGCGATGGCCCCGCCGACCGCGCCGCCTTCCAGAACACCCGCACCTACGCCGAGGTTCTTCAGGACTGGCCCGGCTGGATGCAGGAAGGCCTGCTCGACGTGAACGTGATGATGAATTACAAGCGCGACGGCGTGAACGGGCAGGAGGGATGGTTCGACCGCTGGAACGCCTTTGCCGAGTCTGTGAAACAGGGCGACGAGGAGGTGGCAGCGGGCACGGCCATGTATCTGAATGCCCCCGGCGTGACCGCTGCGCAGGCTGCCCGCGCCACCGCGCAGGGGCTGGGCTGGGTCGGGTATTCGTACCGCACCCCCACCGCAGGCGTCTATAGCGCCGCGCAGACGCAGCCGCAGGGGTTCACCACACTCAAGGCTGCCCTCACCGCCCCCGGCGCGGTGCTGGGCCAGCCGCTCGCCTGGACTATGGCCGCCCCCGTCCGTCATGGGCTGCTGGGCCGGGTGGTCGGGGCGCTCCAGGCGGGAGGGCTGCGGGTCAGTGCTTACGACGCAGCCGGTACGCTCCTCGCCACCACCACCACCGACGCCAACGGGTATTACGGCTTTGCCGATCTGTCGCAGGCGGGCAGCGGCAAGGTCGAGGTCCGCGCCCTGGATCAGCGCTGGGCACAGGTGCTCGGTACAGGCGTGACGCGCTTTCCAAATCTGCTCGTGCGGGCAGTGGTCCGGGTCGGCTCGGGTCAGTAG
- a CDS encoding HAD family phosphatase, protein MKTAEAGRALLMDVDGVLVLPPQMFGSALMTRHPATVRAFFAGPFLEASTGRADLRELLPPLLKQIGYAGSPDSFLNDWFESENCPNLPLLDALTELRSSGWPVFLATNQERHRLKYLLDDMNLGQVTDGEFSSASVGHRKPHPAYFAQVTAALGIPAASIVFWDDVAENVEAARTAGWTAHLYGSVQQFQQVMEATSRQTR, encoded by the coding sequence GTGAAGACGGCTGAAGCGGGCCGCGCCCTGCTGATGGACGTAGACGGCGTGCTGGTGCTGCCGCCGCAGATGTTCGGCTCGGCACTGATGACGCGGCACCCGGCGACGGTGCGGGCCTTTTTCGCCGGGCCGTTCCTGGAGGCCAGCACCGGTCGGGCTGATCTGCGCGAGCTGTTGCCGCCCCTGCTGAAGCAGATCGGCTACGCGGGCTCTCCGGACAGCTTTCTGAACGACTGGTTCGAAAGCGAGAACTGTCCAAACCTGCCTCTGCTCGACGCCCTGACAGAGCTGCGCTCCTCCGGCTGGCCTGTCTTCCTGGCGACCAATCAGGAGCGACACCGCCTGAAGTACCTGCTGGACGACATGAACCTGGGGCAGGTGACGGACGGTGAGTTCTCCAGCGCCAGCGTCGGGCACCGCAAACCGCACCCGGCCTACTTCGCGCAGGTGACGGCAGCGCTGGGTATTCCGGCAGCCAGCATCGTCTTCTGGGACGACGTGGCCGAGAACGTGGAGGCTGCCAGAACAGCAGGCTGGACGGCGCACCTGTACGGAAGTGTGCAGCAGTTCCAGCAGGTCATGGAGGCCACCAGCCGTCAGACCCGCTGA